CGCTCTGGGAAATAAAACCCACCGGCCCGGGCGTGCGAGGGAAATCCCTGGTCCAGGCCAGGCCGCCTTCCGGGCAGTAAATCCCCATGCAGTTGGGCCCGATGACCCGGATACCGCTTTCCCGGGCCAGCCTGACCAGCTCTTTTTCAATCTCGATGTTCTCTTCACGCCCGGTCTCGCTGAAACCTGCGGTGAAGAGATGTACGAATTTAACACCCTTGGCCGCACAGTCCTTCATAATCGGCAGGACGACCGCATGCGGCACGCTGAAGATCACAAAGTCCACTTCCTCGGGAATCTCACGGATGCTTTTGTATGCTTTCATACCAAGGATATTTTCCGCTTTAGGGTGGACCGGGAAAATTTTGCCTTTGAAGTTTTCTTTGAGCGCGCCTTCAATAAAGGTGTTGCCTCCCCACATGAAGCCGCCGCCTCTGGGGGAAGCGCCCACTACTGCAATGTTTTTAGGGTAAAAAAGCCGGTCCAGGTCAGGAGTCGCCGTCTCGGTTTCTGAGACGCTCCAGAGGTGTTCCAGCTTACTGGGGCATTCTATGGCCATGAAAATCCTCCAAATTAAGGGCCGAAGACAACAGGAGCCATGTAATATATATTATCTGGCAGGCCTGGCCAGGGGAACGAACTTTGAAGGTTCATAACCAGGCCGGTTGGCTAGGCCTTCTTTCAAACAACATTATAGTTTATTCTAAAAAGGCTTGAAAATCAAGGGAAAGCGACAGCCCCGGGGCAGCCTGCCGGGAAAAGACAAACCTGCAGGCGCTGTTGAAAATACAGGCTCAAAGGCGATTTCTTGACGGAAGTGCCGGGTGCCGTTATACTGAAGCCATGACTGAAAGCATTGATGAAATCACGATCAACTACGAAGAAGACGGCATCCTGGTCATCGAAGAGCTTGAGAAGATCGTCCTGAACCGGGGAGCCTGGACCACGATTCTGTTTCTTTTTCGAGAGCGGGACCGCCGTACCGGCGAATTCGGACCGCCCAAGGCCGGTTTGAGGCGTTATCAGAAGTTTCGCGGCCTCTTTCGCAAGAGGGACGCGATCAATCTTTCAGAAAAAACCGCTGGAGTCCTGCTGGAAAAACTTACGGAATGGTTCGACCAGGGAAAATCCCCAAAACAGGACCCCTTCGCGTCCGATTCAACTTAAAACCCTGACCCTGGCGCTTCCAATAGCTTATTTCGCACTCGGAAAAACCCGGCCTTCTCGGCTGAAGACGGCCAGGGCCTCTCGGACGCGGCAGACTCAGCCTTTCCCCTCATAATGATCGCTCATTTCCGCTCTTCAATTCGTACTAAAAAAAATTTTTCGCCACAACTTCCTGCATTTGTATATAATAAGCGATAGTTGAAAGGCAAAAAAATATCACTCCAGCATGAAAGCCGTGTCTCACGAGAAACGATATCATGGGCTTCCAAGAGGATGACACCATCAAGGTAGAGGGTTCTGAGGGGGAGAACAAGTCTCCTGAGGGCCAGATCGCCGAGCTCAAGGCCAGGCTGGACATCTATCAGAAGACGCTGACTGAGATATACGAGCTATACGATACCCGGATCGAAGAGCTGTCTCTCATACGCCGCATCAGCGATTCCATGCGCGCCTCCCTGGACCTCAAAGAACTCTGCCTCGAGCTGGTGGACATTGTGGCTCATGAAGTCACGCTGGATCGGCTGGACCTTTTACTCCTGGACCCTGCTGACAAGGAACTCCGAATCAAGGCCTCATTCGCCGCGCTGAAGGACGAGAGCCGCTATTTTGAAAATAATGAGGCCGAGGTCATTCCCCTTGATGAGGGCCCGGCCTCTGAGGCCGCCCGGTTAAGGAAACCCGTCATCCTGCCAGCACCTGATCAGGAGGCGCGGCACGAGTCCTCGCCGGAATCACCCTCCCGCCTCTTCCTGCCGCTTGTGGCCCGGGACAGGACGGTCGGCCTTTTCTCTCTGAGCCGGCCGGTCTCACAACCTTTTCAGGAAAGCGAGGTCCGCGTCCTGACCATTATCTCGGATCAGGCGGCGGCCACCCTGGCCAACTTACGGCTGCTGGATGAGCTGGCTCAGGCCAACCTGCGTCTCAAGGCATCCGAGCGCCAGGCTCGCGAGACGAGCCTCTACCTGGAAAGCCTGCTCGAAACGGCCAATGACGTCATCTTCACCCTGGATTTTGAGGGCCTGATTACTTACGTCAATCGCAAGGTCGAGGAATGGGGTTATGACAAGGAGACGCTCGTCAGCCGGCCGCTGTCCGAGCTTGTCTCCGAACCCCGCCAGGCTCAAGGCCTGGCTGAACAGCTCCAGGCTCAAACCACACAGGTCCTGGAACTGGCCATGCAAAGCCCGGCTCACGGCCGCCGCGACGTGCTGCTCAGCATTTCCAGACTTGAGGCCGACCGGAGCCAGGATGCGAACTATCTCGTTCTGGCCAGGGACATTACCGAACGCAAGCAGCTGGAGAAACAGCTCTTTCACTCAGAAAAACTCGCCAGTATCGGCATCCTGGCCGCCGGGGTCGCCCACGAAATCGGTAATCCTTTGAGCGCCATCTCCGGATACACTCAGATTCTTCAAAGCGGCGAGACGTTTGAGCCCGAGGCCCGGGAATATCTCGAGGGGATTGCCAGCCAGGCGACGCGTATCCAGCGCATCATCGAAAACCTGCTTGACTACTCCCGGCCTTCAGCCGGTATCCGTTCGGAGCTGAAGGTGGCAGAGACCGTGCGCACCGTCATGTCCATGCTCACCTCGCAGCGCGCTTTCAGAGGTCTGGACCTCAAACTCAACCTGGATGACGACCTGCCCGCAGTCAACATGGACCGGGATCACCTGGCCCAGATAATCATTAATATCGCCCTCAACGCGGCTCAGGCCATGCAAGGCAGCGGCAGCCTGGAGATTACGACCGCTTTTCAGGAAGGACAGGTTCAGATTCGGCTGGCCGACTCCGGCCCGGGCATCCCGGATGAAATCAAGGGCCGCATCTTCGACCCCTTCTTCACCACCAAATCCGTGGGTGAAGGCACCGGCCTGGGCCTGTCCATCTGTTATAAAATCGTGGAAAGCTACAATGGCAGCATTGCCTTTGAAAGCAGGCCCGGCCGGGGCGCCACTTTCAGCATCAACCTGCCAGCCTCATCTCAGCCAGAGGAACCCTAACCATGCCTTCAGCCCCACGCATTCTCGTCGTTGACGACGAAGAACACATCCGGAAGATCTTGACCATCATGCTCTCCAAAAAGGGCTATCAGACCGAGACCGCGGCCAGCGCTCATGAGGCCCTGGAACTGATCGGCCAGATGTCCTTTGACGTGGTCGTGACCGACCTGCGCATGCCGGGCATGGATGGTCTTGATCTCCTGCGCCGCCTCAAGGAGCAAGACCCGGACCTGACCGTGATCATCATCACGGCCTTCTCCACGGTCGAAACCGCCATCGAGGCCATGAAGCAGGGCGCTTACGACTACATCTCCAAGCCCTTTCGCGAGGATGAGATCCTCATTGTCCTGGAGAAGGCGCTGGAGAGGCGGGAGATACTGGCGGAAAACCGGCAGCTTCGGGCCGAGGTTCAGGAAAAGTACGACTTTTCCAACTTCATCGGTCATTCGGCCTCCATGGAACGGGTCTTCGAGATCATCGCCAAGGTGGCTGAAACCAAAACGACCGTGCTTATAACCGGCGGCAGCGGCACAGGCAAGGAACTGGCCGCCAAATCCATCCACTTCAACAGCCCGCGCCGCCAGAAGCCCTTTATAGCCATCAACTGCGGGGCAGTGCCAGGCAGCCTGCTCGAAAGCGAGTTCTTCGGGTATGTCAAAGGGGCGTTTTCCGGTGCGGACCGGGCCAAAAAGGGCCTCTTTGAGGAGGCGAACGGCGGGACCCTTTTCCTTGACGAGGTCAGCGAACTGCCGTTGGACCTGCAGGTTAAAATCCTGCGGGCCGTCCAGGAAGAGGAGATTCGGCGGCTGGGTGAGGCCGCGACCCGGCCGGTGGACTTGAGGCTCATGGCCGCCACCAATAAGGACCTCCAGGAGGAAATCAGCGCGGGCCGTTTCAGGGAAGACCTTTATTACCGGCTCAACGTCATCCAGCTTAACCTTCCCGACCTTAAGGAGCGCATCGAGGATATTCCCCTTCTAGCCCCGCATTTTCTGGCCAAGGTCAGGGAAAAGAACAACCTCGGTCCGAAAAGGCTTTCGGCCGAGGCGGTGAGGGCCCTGACTGAGTACCACTGGCCGGGCAACGTGCGCGAGCTGATCAATGTCATCGAGCAGGCCGCCATTATGTCAGAAGGGCCGGTCATTACCCCGGACGACCTCCCTTTTAGTCCGGCCCCGGCCTCATCCAGCGGTATCCACGTGGCCGTGCCTGAAGATCAGCTTGACTTAAGGGTTGCCATCAAGGAGGTCACCGCCCAGACCGAACGGATCATCATTAAACGCACACTGGAAAAAACCGGCCAAAACCGCACCCAGGCCGCTAAAAAATTAGGCATCAGCCGCCGCTCCCTGATTAACAAAATCCAGACCCACGGTCTGGACGCAGGTCTGGCTGCAGATGAGCGTTCCGCATCAAAGTGATTGACACCGGTGGCTTTCAAGCCTCGTTTTTTTAGTTCTCTCGTGATACATTTTCCTATATGATGTTCAGGGATGCCGAAACTGTATTGTCCTTGCAACTTAATGTCCTGAAAAAGCAGCCATGCACACTGTCTTACAATTCCTGCAACCTTTTCTCCACCTGATTCGCCGGGAGCAGCTGCACCGCGTGGCCTTGATCCTGGTCCTTCTGGTTCTCCTGGGCAGCGCTACCTTTTCCTTGTTTGAAACAGACATGGGATTCCTCGACTCCCTGTGGTGGACGGTCGTCACCGTAACGACCGTGGGTTATGGGGATATCTCCCCCACGACCATCGGCGGCCGCATCGTAGGCTTTGGAGTCATGATTTTAGGGATTGGTCTGCTGGGTGTCTTTA
This genomic stretch from Deltaproteobacteria bacterium harbors:
- a CDS encoding CoA-binding protein; amino-acid sequence: MAIECPSKLEHLWSVSETETATPDLDRLFYPKNIAVVGASPRGGGFMWGGNTFIEGALKENFKGKIFPVHPKAENILGMKAYKSIREIPEEVDFVIFSVPHAVVLPIMKDCAAKGVKFVHLFTAGFSETGREENIEIEKELVRLARESGIRVIGPNCMGIYCPEGGLAWTRDFPRTPGPVGFISQSGQLAGHFIEEGRDYGLRFSKVVSYGNASDLQCHDFLKYIAQDEKTKIIGLYIEGLKDGRSFFEAARNITRVKPMVAWKGGLTEGGSRATQSHTASLAGSPKIWQALCRQSGIISVSSMEELITTLAALQRVPLPHGRNAAILGGAGGGSVTMTDAAEREGLSVPHLTEKTIRSLEEFVP
- a CDS encoding sigma-54-dependent Fis family transcriptional regulator, with protein sequence MPSAPRILVVDDEEHIRKILTIMLSKKGYQTETAASAHEALELIGQMSFDVVVTDLRMPGMDGLDLLRRLKEQDPDLTVIIITAFSTVETAIEAMKQGAYDYISKPFREDEILIVLEKALERREILAENRQLRAEVQEKYDFSNFIGHSASMERVFEIIAKVAETKTTVLITGGSGTGKELAAKSIHFNSPRRQKPFIAINCGAVPGSLLESEFFGYVKGAFSGADRAKKGLFEEANGGTLFLDEVSELPLDLQVKILRAVQEEEIRRLGEAATRPVDLRLMAATNKDLQEEISAGRFREDLYYRLNVIQLNLPDLKERIEDIPLLAPHFLAKVREKNNLGPKRLSAEAVRALTEYHWPGNVRELINVIEQAAIMSEGPVITPDDLPFSPAPASSSGIHVAVPEDQLDLRVAIKEVTAQTERIIIKRTLEKTGQNRTQAAKKLGISRRSLINKIQTHGLDAGLAADERSASK
- a CDS encoding PAS domain S-box protein; translation: MGFQEDDTIKVEGSEGENKSPEGQIAELKARLDIYQKTLTEIYELYDTRIEELSLIRRISDSMRASLDLKELCLELVDIVAHEVTLDRLDLLLLDPADKELRIKASFAALKDESRYFENNEAEVIPLDEGPASEAARLRKPVILPAPDQEARHESSPESPSRLFLPLVARDRTVGLFSLSRPVSQPFQESEVRVLTIISDQAAATLANLRLLDELAQANLRLKASERQARETSLYLESLLETANDVIFTLDFEGLITYVNRKVEEWGYDKETLVSRPLSELVSEPRQAQGLAEQLQAQTTQVLELAMQSPAHGRRDVLLSISRLEADRSQDANYLVLARDITERKQLEKQLFHSEKLASIGILAAGVAHEIGNPLSAISGYTQILQSGETFEPEAREYLEGIASQATRIQRIIENLLDYSRPSAGIRSELKVAETVRTVMSMLTSQRAFRGLDLKLNLDDDLPAVNMDRDHLAQIIINIALNAAQAMQGSGSLEITTAFQEGQVQIRLADSGPGIPDEIKGRIFDPFFTTKSVGEGTGLGLSICYKIVESYNGSIAFESRPGRGATFSINLPASSQPEEP